A genomic window from Pirellulales bacterium includes:
- a CDS encoding DEAD/DEAH box helicase family protein, which yields MPDTPEQEARREIDAKLTAAGWLVQSHDELDLTAGRGIAVRESPLKSGYGFADYLLYIDRKAVGAVEAKAEGTLTGVEAQSAKYAAGLPDNLPAHFRPLPFLFESNGSIICFTDGLDPRPRSREVFGFPRPESIAELVSQRVQLRGRLREIPPLDATRLWQVQGTAIRNLEKSMADNHPRALIQMATGSGKTFTAVNECYRLLKFAGAKRILILVDRSNLADQMKKEFDNFEPRDDPRKFPELYTIQWLRSNAINPAAKVVITTIQRLYSMLKGETEFDPENEEGSGFDTSQAWRGDPPDVVYNSAIPPEFFDFIVVDECHRSIYELWSQVLLYFDSFIIGLTATPSGKTIGFFNQNLVMQYGHSEAVADGVNVGFDVYRICTKITDRGATIEAGDTGVYVDKRHKLTRAERLELLKQDLTYSANQLDRDVVSESQIRTVIQQFRDKVLPDAFPGRKEVPKTLIFAKDDSHADDIVRMVRQEFAERNEFCEKITYRTGFTRRTQTVTNDDGTQSEVTDWVKTSSLTPDEILANFRNSFFPRIAVTVDMISTGTDVRPIECVFFMRNVKSAGFFEQMKGRGVRIISPDKLRAVTPSAHAKERFIVVDAVGVCEHDKTDSCTLNRQPSVSLPKLLEYVAQGGTDPDALSTLADRLARLQHEFSVAQLTELRDLAGGKSFPELSRDLLRAIDPDAQIEAARALPDFTGTPTTQQVDTAATQLAQQAVTPFLKAAFRRRILEIRSVNEQTMDRQSIDQVLYSGFDAAAVFRAQAKVQDFRAWIDEHRDHLTALQVIYAGTRPLKLSLGDLRRLKDALGSRPLSATPTQLWSAFQAVESDKVQGLGGSQLADLVSLVRHALVPDVVLAPYADEVRARYQAWLVDRSAASTFTAEQRQWLDRMAEHIATSLGFVPDDFDAGWFGQHGSLGKAHALFGNQLTTLIAELNERLAA from the coding sequence ATGCCCGACACCCCAGAACAAGAAGCTAGGCGTGAAATTGACGCCAAACTGACGGCAGCCGGATGGCTCGTCCAAAGCCATGACGAGCTTGATTTAACTGCTGGACGGGGGATCGCCGTCCGCGAATCTCCATTGAAGTCTGGATATGGTTTTGCGGACTACTTGCTTTACATCGACCGAAAAGCCGTCGGCGCCGTGGAAGCAAAGGCCGAAGGCACGCTCACCGGAGTAGAAGCACAATCGGCGAAATATGCCGCTGGCCTTCCCGACAATCTGCCGGCCCACTTCAGACCGCTACCGTTTCTGTTTGAGTCGAACGGTTCGATTATCTGCTTTACTGACGGTCTTGACCCGCGTCCGCGAAGTCGAGAAGTGTTCGGCTTTCCGCGACCTGAATCTATCGCGGAACTTGTCTCACAACGGGTGCAGCTTCGCGGCCGCCTGCGAGAAATTCCGCCACTGGACGCAACCCGACTCTGGCAAGTGCAGGGAACCGCGATCCGCAACCTTGAAAAATCGATGGCGGATAATCATCCCCGTGCCTTGATTCAGATGGCCACTGGTTCCGGCAAAACCTTCACTGCCGTCAACGAATGCTACCGACTGTTGAAGTTCGCCGGAGCCAAACGCATTCTAATCCTGGTCGATCGTAGCAATCTTGCTGACCAGATGAAAAAGGAATTCGACAACTTCGAGCCTCGGGACGATCCGCGCAAGTTTCCGGAGTTGTACACAATCCAATGGCTCCGTTCCAACGCCATCAATCCCGCGGCGAAAGTGGTCATCACAACGATCCAGCGTCTCTACTCAATGCTGAAGGGAGAAACAGAATTCGACCCAGAAAACGAAGAGGGGTCGGGCTTCGACACATCGCAGGCATGGCGAGGCGATCCGCCCGACGTGGTTTACAATTCTGCAATTCCTCCCGAATTCTTCGATTTTATCGTGGTGGACGAATGTCACCGCTCAATTTATGAGTTGTGGTCGCAAGTGCTGCTTTACTTTGATTCCTTCATAATTGGTCTAACTGCAACGCCCTCGGGCAAGACGATTGGCTTTTTCAACCAGAATCTTGTGATGCAGTATGGCCACAGCGAGGCAGTTGCCGACGGCGTGAATGTGGGTTTCGATGTGTACCGCATCTGCACGAAAATCACTGACCGTGGCGCGACGATTGAAGCCGGTGATACCGGGGTTTATGTGGACAAACGCCACAAGCTTACCCGCGCTGAACGGCTTGAGCTTCTCAAGCAAGACCTGACTTATTCCGCCAATCAACTCGACCGCGATGTCGTTTCCGAAAGCCAAATCCGCACCGTCATTCAGCAATTTCGAGATAAGGTACTGCCCGACGCTTTTCCTGGGCGTAAGGAAGTTCCGAAAACGCTCATCTTTGCCAAGGATGACTCTCACGCCGACGATATTGTTCGCATGGTTCGGCAGGAGTTTGCCGAGCGCAACGAGTTCTGCGAAAAAATAACTTACCGGACCGGCTTCACGCGCCGAACGCAAACAGTGACAAATGATGATGGCACGCAGTCAGAAGTCACCGATTGGGTGAAGACCTCCAGCCTGACCCCCGACGAAATCCTCGCGAACTTCCGCAACAGTTTCTTCCCGCGAATCGCGGTGACGGTTGACATGATATCGACCGGCACCGACGTGAGACCGATCGAGTGCGTGTTCTTCATGCGCAATGTAAAATCAGCCGGTTTCTTCGAGCAAATGAAAGGCCGCGGTGTCCGCATCATTTCGCCGGACAAGCTGAGGGCGGTCACGCCTAGTGCTCACGCCAAAGAACGATTCATCGTCGTCGATGCGGTCGGAGTGTGCGAACACGACAAGACCGATTCCTGCACGCTCAACCGTCAGCCATCCGTTTCATTGCCAAAGCTTCTGGAGTATGTCGCTCAGGGCGGAACCGACCCCGACGCCCTCTCGACCCTGGCCGATCGACTAGCCCGGCTGCAACATGAGTTTTCTGTTGCGCAACTAACCGAGTTGCGCGACTTGGCTGGCGGCAAATCGTTCCCAGAGCTTTCCCGCGATCTACTTCGGGCGATCGACCCCGACGCCCAAATTGAAGCGGCGCGGGCATTGCCCGATTTTACCGGCACCCCGACAACGCAACAAGTCGATACTGCGGCAACGCAACTTGCACAGCAAGCCGTCACGCCATTTTTGAAAGCCGCCTTCCGCCGGCGAATCCTCGAAATTCGGTCTGTCAACGAACAAACGATGGACCGGCAAAGCATCGACCAAGTGTTGTACTCCGGTTTCGACGCTGCCGCTGTGTTTCGGGCGCAAGCGAAGGTTCAGGATTTTCGCGCTTGGATTGACGAGCATCGCGACCATCTGACTGCGCTGCAAGTTATTTATGCCGGCACGCGGCCGCTAAAACTTTCACTGGGTGACCTACGAAGACTGAAAGATGCGCTGGGGAGCCGACCGCTGTCCGCCACTCCAACGCAACTTTGGAGCGCCTTTCAGGCGGTGGAATCCGACAAGGTTCAGGGGCTGGGTGGCTCGCAATTAGCCGACCTTGTATCACTTGTGCGCCATGCGCTGGTTCCCGATGTTGTCCTGGCGCCTTATGCCGACGAAGTACGAGCGCGGTATCAGGCCTGGCTTGTCGATCGAAGTGCGGCCAGCACATTCACAGCCGAGCAACGCCAGTGGCTCGACCGGATGGCGGAGCATATCGCCACGAGCCTCGGCTTTGTGCCTGACGATTTCGACGCTGGCTGGTTCGGACAGCATGGCAGTCTTGGCAAGGCGCACGCCCTGTTCGGCAATCAACTCACCACGCTCATCGCGGAGCTAAATGAAAGGCTCGCGGCATGA
- the tal gene encoding transaldolase, whose translation MSLLEQLKTMTVVVADTGDFETLAQYTPRDSTTNPSLIYQAAQMPQYQRLIDEAIESTHTVGGSERQRMDALVDRLFVDFGQEILKIIPGRVSTEVDARLSFDGQATMARARGLIKLYEEAGIKRDRILIKIASTWEGIKAAEILEKEGIHCNLTLLFSFPQAVACAEAGVTLISPFVGRILDWFKKSLGVDSIPPPEDPGVKSVSQIYSYFKKFGYKTEIMGASFRNTGEIIELAGCDLLTISPKLLEELRTTNGKLVRKLDPAAARNSDQKKISLDEKTFRWMLNEDAMATEKLAEGIRHFSTDLVRLEKYLRERIHATATV comes from the coding sequence ATGAGTTTGTTAGAGCAACTCAAAACCATGACGGTAGTCGTTGCCGATACCGGTGATTTCGAAACCCTGGCTCAGTATACGCCGCGTGATTCGACGACCAACCCGTCGCTGATTTATCAAGCGGCTCAGATGCCACAGTATCAACGGTTGATTGATGAGGCCATAGAATCGACACACACTGTTGGTGGTAGCGAAAGGCAGCGAATGGATGCGCTAGTCGACCGATTATTTGTCGATTTCGGCCAGGAAATTCTCAAAATTATTCCTGGCCGTGTGTCAACAGAAGTTGATGCTCGGTTGTCGTTTGATGGCCAAGCGACCATGGCTCGAGCCCGCGGATTGATTAAGTTGTACGAAGAAGCTGGCATCAAGCGCGATCGCATTCTGATTAAAATCGCTTCTACGTGGGAAGGCATCAAAGCTGCGGAAATACTTGAGAAAGAAGGCATTCACTGCAATCTGACGTTGTTGTTCAGCTTCCCACAAGCGGTGGCTTGTGCCGAGGCGGGCGTAACACTCATTTCGCCCTTCGTCGGACGCATTTTGGACTGGTTTAAGAAATCGCTGGGCGTTGATTCCATCCCGCCGCCAGAAGACCCGGGTGTGAAATCGGTTTCACAAATCTACAGCTATTTCAAAAAATTTGGCTATAAAACGGAAATCATGGGTGCCAGTTTTCGGAACACGGGCGAAATCATTGAACTGGCCGGTTGCGACTTGCTGACCATTTCCCCCAAATTATTGGAGGAATTGAGAACCACCAACGGCAAATTGGTGCGGAAGCTCGATCCTGCGGCCGCCAGAAACAGCGACCAGAAAAAAATCTCGTTGGATGAGAAGACCTTCCGCTGGATGTTGAATGAAGATGCCATGGCCACCGAAAAATTGGCCGAGGGCATCCGCCACTTTAGCACAGATCTTGTTAGGCTGGAAAAATATCTCAGAGAGCGCATTCACGCCACGGCAACCGTTTGA
- a CDS encoding class I fructose-bisphosphate aldolase, whose translation MSTIQSRTVELLGKDADALLKYKCRGFSTASLHLPGPDFVDRVVSLSDRSPTLLRNFQQILNTGRLGGTGYVSILPVDQGIEHSAGASFAPNPIFFDPSAIVELAIEGGCNAVASTLGVLGSVSRKYAHKIPFLVKLNHNEFLSYPNTYDQILFGHVKQAFEMGAVAVGATIYFGSEESHRQLQEVSTMFQHAHELGMVTVLWCYLRNSAFKKDGVDYHTAADLTSQANHLGVTIQADIIKQKMPTTNDGFDALKFGKTDPRVYSELMPGNHPIEMARYQVANCFMGRSPLINSGGESKGASDLAEAVRTAVINKRAGGMGLISGRKAFQKPMNEGVTLLHTIQDVYLDDSITVA comes from the coding sequence ATGTCTACAATTCAAAGCCGAACCGTCGAACTTTTAGGCAAAGATGCCGATGCTCTATTGAAGTATAAGTGCCGTGGTTTTTCCACGGCTAGTTTGCATTTGCCGGGGCCCGATTTCGTCGATCGTGTGGTATCTCTGAGCGATCGCTCTCCCACTCTGCTGCGTAATTTCCAGCAGATCCTGAACACAGGCCGATTAGGCGGTACCGGTTATGTGTCGATCTTGCCGGTGGACCAAGGCATTGAACATTCCGCCGGGGCTAGCTTCGCTCCTAACCCAATTTTTTTTGATCCTTCAGCCATTGTGGAATTGGCGATCGAGGGTGGTTGCAACGCTGTGGCAAGCACTTTGGGAGTGCTAGGATCTGTCAGCCGCAAGTATGCCCACAAAATTCCTTTTTTAGTGAAATTGAATCACAACGAATTTCTTAGCTATCCAAACACCTACGACCAAATTTTATTTGGTCACGTCAAGCAAGCGTTTGAAATGGGTGCGGTTGCCGTCGGTGCCACGATTTATTTCGGCAGCGAGGAGAGCCATCGCCAACTGCAGGAAGTTTCTACGATGTTTCAGCATGCGCATGAATTAGGGATGGTTACAGTTCTGTGGTGTTATTTGCGAAATAGCGCCTTTAAGAAAGACGGTGTCGATTACCACACCGCCGCCGATCTGACGAGCCAGGCTAACCATCTTGGCGTGACCATACAGGCGGATATCATCAAACAAAAAATGCCCACTACGAATGACGGTTTTGATGCCTTGAAATTCGGTAAGACCGATCCGCGCGTTTACAGCGAATTGATGCCGGGTAACCATCCGATCGAAATGGCTCGCTACCAAGTGGCTAATTGCTTTATGGGGCGTTCGCCGCTAATCAATTCCGGTGGCGAAAGCAAAGGTGCCAGCGACTTGGCCGAAGCCGTTCGCACGGCGGTAATCAATAAACGGGCGGGCGGTATGGGTCTGATCTCAGGCCGTAAAGCGTTCCAAAAACCGATGAATGAGGGTGTGACTCTGTTACATACGATTCAGGACGTTTATTTGGACGACAGCATTACAGTGGCTTGA
- a CDS encoding aldose epimerase family protein: MIDAKSWGKWRDGQEVQLYTLTNPNGMVVTLTNYGGHVVSVEVPDREGNVKNVVLGFDNLDSYIKHTAHFGATIGRYGNRIAKGKFTLDGQTYTLPINNGPNHLHGGPEGFDHQLWQGKGVKSADAIGVEFTYVSKDGEQGYPGTLTATATYWLTKDNELKIDYAATTDKDTVVNLTNHAYWNLAGAGSGDILGQQMMIAADKYLAVDDTLIPTGKMEDVKGSMMDFTSLKPIGPGVAEIKKQGGRGYDHCYVLRNQDGKMALAAKAKDPASGRVMEVRTDQPGIQFYTGNFLDGDPINGGFPQHAAFCLETQHYPDSPNRPEFPSTELKPGETFKSTTIYKFTTE; this comes from the coding sequence ATGATCGACGCAAAATCTTGGGGTAAATGGCGTGATGGCCAAGAAGTCCAACTCTATACGCTTACCAATCCCAATGGGATGGTCGTAACACTGACCAACTATGGCGGGCATGTCGTATCCGTTGAAGTGCCCGATCGAGAAGGCAATGTGAAAAACGTCGTCTTGGGTTTCGATAATTTAGACAGTTATATCAAACACACTGCCCATTTTGGCGCAACGATTGGGCGTTATGGCAATCGCATTGCTAAAGGAAAGTTCACGTTGGATGGACAAACCTACACTCTCCCCATTAACAACGGGCCGAATCATTTGCACGGCGGACCCGAAGGCTTTGACCACCAGCTATGGCAGGGAAAAGGCGTCAAATCCGCAGATGCCATTGGTGTGGAATTCACATACGTCAGCAAAGACGGTGAGCAAGGCTACCCCGGTACGCTTACGGCAACGGCTACTTATTGGCTGACGAAGGATAACGAATTAAAGATCGACTACGCCGCCACTACCGACAAAGATACGGTCGTCAACCTCACCAATCATGCGTACTGGAATTTGGCCGGCGCCGGTTCAGGCGACATCCTAGGTCAGCAAATGATGATTGCCGCTGACAAATATCTCGCAGTGGATGACACGCTAATTCCCACTGGAAAAATGGAGGATGTAAAAGGCAGCATGATGGACTTCACGTCGCTGAAACCCATTGGCCCCGGCGTGGCGGAAATCAAAAAACAGGGTGGCCGGGGCTACGACCATTGCTACGTGCTGCGCAATCAAGACGGAAAAATGGCCCTGGCTGCCAAGGCAAAAGATCCCGCCAGCGGCCGGGTTATGGAGGTAAGGACCGATCAGCCGGGCATCCAGTTCTACACGGGAAACTTCTTAGACGGCGATCCGATCAATGGCGGCTTTCCGCAACATGCCGCTTTTTGCTTGGAAACGCAACATTACCCCGATTCACCCAACCGCCCCGAGTTCCCGAGTACCGAACTGAAACCTGGCGAAACATTCAAATCGACGACAATCTACAAATTCACCACCGAATAA